In one window of Streptomyces sp. NBC_01224 DNA:
- a CDS encoding N-acetylmuramoyl-L-alanine amidase, with translation MTSKQRTGLALALTAVGALSMALLSPAAQAGADAVRPECPRGLECDWVPAAYQQTGDPADKETYGNYDTSDRPHTNKIRFIVLHDTEEDFDTTLKIFQNPLKQTSAHYVVRSGDGHVTQMVKGKDVAWQAGNWYVNSHSIGIEQEGVAVEGAKWYTPEMYRSTAKLVRYLAAKYDIPLDRQHIIGHDGVPPTSASGTKNMHWDPGTYWDWNHFMALLGKPTVPSAPKSSELITVNPDFKKNRQAFRDCEKGVDLPVQGSSAVPLHTAPSTDAPLFSDPGLHTDGSPGTNCAADWGSKISATQQAVVADHAPGWTAIWWYGQKAWFQTPAHTRTTTPTSGYVVKPKAGRTQVPVYGVAYPEKSEYPADFADQRVGSPLQYTIKAGQSYPGGGEAPTGFFYAPTIDASYPLDHSYFRGKEKYVTVQIGHRVAFVKASDVDIVRTR, from the coding sequence ATGACGTCCAAGCAGAGGACCGGACTCGCACTCGCGTTGACCGCGGTCGGCGCACTGAGCATGGCGCTGCTCAGTCCCGCGGCGCAGGCCGGTGCGGACGCGGTGCGGCCGGAATGCCCGCGCGGCCTCGAATGCGACTGGGTACCGGCGGCCTACCAGCAGACGGGTGACCCGGCCGACAAGGAGACGTACGGGAACTACGACACCTCGGACCGGCCACACACCAACAAGATCAGATTCATTGTTCTGCATGACACCGAGGAAGACTTCGACACCACCCTGAAGATCTTCCAGAACCCGCTGAAGCAGACCTCCGCCCACTATGTGGTGCGCTCGGGCGACGGTCATGTCACCCAGATGGTCAAGGGCAAGGACGTCGCCTGGCAGGCGGGCAACTGGTACGTCAACAGCCACTCCATCGGCATCGAGCAGGAGGGCGTCGCCGTCGAGGGCGCCAAGTGGTACACCCCCGAGATGTACCGCTCGACCGCCAAGCTGGTGCGCTACCTTGCCGCCAAGTACGACATCCCGCTCGACCGCCAGCACATCATCGGGCATGACGGTGTGCCGCCCACCAGCGCGTCCGGCACCAAGAACATGCACTGGGACCCGGGCACGTACTGGGACTGGAACCACTTCATGGCGCTGCTCGGCAAGCCCACCGTGCCGAGCGCCCCCAAGAGCAGTGAACTCATCACCGTCAACCCGGACTTCAAGAAGAACAGGCAGGCGTTCCGCGACTGCGAAAAGGGCGTCGACCTGCCGGTCCAAGGCTCCAGCGCCGTCCCGCTCCACACCGCACCGTCCACCGACGCACCGCTCTTCTCCGACCCCGGCCTGCACACCGACGGCTCGCCCGGCACGAACTGCGCCGCCGACTGGGGCAGCAAGATCAGCGCCACTCAGCAGGCCGTCGTCGCGGACCACGCCCCCGGCTGGACGGCGATCTGGTGGTACGGCCAGAAGGCCTGGTTCCAGACCCCGGCCCACACCCGGACCACCACGCCCACCTCCGGCTACGTGGTCAAGCCGAAGGCGGGCCGTACGCAGGTGCCGGTGTACGGGGTGGCGTACCCGGAGAAGTCCGAATACCCCGCGGACTTCGCGGACCAGCGGGTGGGCTCGCCGCTGCAGTACACCATCAAGGCCGGTCAGTCCTATCCCGGCGGCGGTGAGGCGCCCACAGGCTTCTTCTACGCCCCGACGATCGACGCCTCGTACCCGCTCGACCACTCGTACTTCCGCGGCAAGGAGAAGTACGTGACGGTGCAGATCGGCCACCGGGTCGCCTTCGTGAAGGCATCCGATGTGGACATCGTGCGGACGCGCTGA
- a CDS encoding ROK family transcriptional regulator, giving the protein MSSPSDRTSAAASHSPGEVLALISSGVVATRADIARITGMARSTVSQRVDALIAHGLVDEDADGGSTGGRPPRRLALRTREHAVAGVDLGASHCRVALMDIGGATLAVQEEPLSIGDGPDSVLRHVERTVRTLLDEAHRKPETLRSIGVGVPGPVEFSTGRPVDPPIMPGWHQYPIPEFFAARFGVRALVDNDVNVMALAEQRRAFPDCRYLLYIKVGTGIGCGIVADGQLHRGAQGCAGDIGHIRVADLDDPCRCGNSGCLEAVAGGASLAAKMVGLGLDATSGSDVVRLVQSGNRDAVRMVREAGRAVGEVLAALVNFFNPDTVVMGGALAAVHDQLLAGVREAVYRRSHPLATQLLRIEPSRTGENAAAVGAGILAIEHALSPAQVNRQVAG; this is encoded by the coding sequence ATGTCTTCGCCGTCGGATCGCACATCCGCTGCCGCCTCGCACTCGCCGGGCGAGGTGCTCGCGCTGATCAGTTCAGGGGTGGTGGCGACCCGTGCCGATATCGCCCGGATCACCGGGATGGCCCGTTCGACGGTCTCCCAGCGGGTGGACGCGCTGATCGCGCACGGTCTCGTGGACGAGGACGCCGACGGCGGTTCCACCGGCGGACGCCCGCCGCGCCGACTGGCGCTGCGCACCCGTGAACACGCGGTGGCCGGGGTGGATCTGGGAGCCTCGCACTGCAGGGTGGCGCTGATGGACATCGGCGGCGCCACTCTGGCGGTGCAGGAGGAACCGCTGTCGATCGGTGACGGACCTGACTCCGTACTGCGGCACGTGGAGCGGACCGTGCGCACCCTGCTCGACGAGGCGCACCGGAAGCCTGAAACGCTACGGTCCATCGGCGTCGGGGTACCGGGCCCGGTGGAGTTCTCCACCGGCCGTCCTGTCGATCCGCCTATCATGCCCGGCTGGCACCAGTACCCGATCCCGGAGTTCTTCGCCGCCCGGTTCGGGGTGCGGGCACTCGTCGACAACGATGTGAACGTGATGGCGCTGGCCGAGCAACGCCGTGCATTCCCGGACTGCCGCTACCTGTTGTACATCAAGGTCGGTACGGGGATCGGCTGCGGGATCGTCGCCGACGGCCAACTGCACCGGGGCGCACAGGGCTGCGCCGGCGACATCGGACATATCCGGGTCGCGGACCTCGACGATCCGTGTCGGTGCGGCAATTCGGGCTGCCTGGAGGCCGTCGCGGGCGGTGCGTCACTGGCGGCAAAAATGGTCGGTCTGGGACTGGACGCGACATCGGGCAGCGATGTCGTGCGGCTGGTGCAGTCCGGGAACCGGGACGCCGTAAGGATGGTGCGCGAGGCGGGGAGGGCGGTCGGCGAGGTACTCGCCGCTCTGGTGAACTTCTTCAACCCGGACACGGTGGTGATGGGGGGCGCACTGGCCGCCGTCCACGACCAGTTGCTCGCAGGGGTACGCGAGGCGGTCTATCGGCGCTCGCATCCGCTGGCCACGCAACTGCTGCGGATCGAGCCGAGCCGTACGGGTGAGAATGCGGCCGCGGTGGGGGCGGGCATCCTCGCGATCGAGCATGCGCTGTCTCCCGCACAGGTGAACCGCCAGGTCGCGGGCTGA
- a CDS encoding sugar ABC transporter ATP-binding protein, whose protein sequence is MLTMHGVSKSFLGVRVLQGVGLDLEAGEVHALVGENGAGKSTLMKILAGEHLPDEGTLTIDGTAYSFSHPAQAQAAGIGIIHQEFALLPHRTVAENVFLGREPTRYGLVDRRAMERRTAELLAEMDETGITPRTPVHELSVARRQTVEIVKALASDVRILVMDEPTAALADHEVEQLASLVRRLTARGLGILYISHRLREVFDLSQRITVLKDGRRVATLNTRDTDADTVVRAMVGRELGAYYPPRARPGEAGAERLSVSGGGNARISGIDLTLRAGEVVGVAGLQGSGRTSLARALFGVAPFTTGTMTVGGKPLRPSRPRDAVRAGIALVTEDRKAEGLALRQSVTDNTLLVTRAVPARGRPPAGREVTALLERVRLHAHGEDQQVQYLSGGNQQKVVIAKWLAARPRVLLFDEPTRGVDVGAKAAIHTLVRELAGEGLAVLIISSELPELIGMSDRILVMSQGRLAGELPAGATEEAVMRVATGGDRTREGAA, encoded by the coding sequence ATGCTGACGATGCACGGTGTGTCCAAGAGCTTCCTTGGGGTGCGTGTGCTCCAAGGGGTGGGGCTCGACCTCGAAGCCGGAGAGGTACACGCCCTGGTGGGGGAGAACGGCGCAGGAAAGTCAACGCTGATGAAGATCCTCGCGGGCGAGCACTTACCCGACGAGGGGACCCTCACCATCGACGGAACCGCCTACTCCTTCAGTCATCCGGCGCAGGCCCAGGCCGCCGGGATCGGCATCATCCACCAGGAGTTCGCGCTGCTCCCGCACCGCACCGTCGCCGAGAACGTCTTCCTCGGCCGTGAACCGACCCGGTACGGACTCGTCGACCGGCGTGCCATGGAGCGGCGTACCGCCGAACTCCTTGCCGAGATGGACGAGACCGGTATCACCCCGCGGACCCCCGTCCACGAACTGTCCGTCGCACGTCGGCAGACCGTCGAGATCGTCAAGGCCCTCGCCTCCGACGTCCGGATCCTGGTGATGGACGAACCCACTGCCGCGCTCGCCGATCACGAGGTCGAACAACTCGCCTCGCTGGTACGCCGCCTGACCGCCCGTGGGCTCGGCATCCTGTACATCTCGCACCGGCTCCGCGAGGTCTTCGATCTCTCGCAGCGCATCACGGTCCTCAAGGACGGCCGCCGCGTCGCCACGCTCAATACCCGCGACACCGACGCCGACACGGTCGTACGCGCCATGGTCGGGCGGGAACTCGGTGCCTACTACCCACCCCGCGCCCGCCCGGGCGAGGCGGGCGCGGAGAGGCTCAGCGTCAGCGGCGGCGGCAACGCCCGGATCTCCGGCATCGATCTGACCCTGCGGGCCGGCGAGGTCGTCGGCGTCGCCGGTCTCCAGGGCTCCGGTCGCACCTCCCTCGCCCGTGCCCTCTTCGGTGTCGCCCCCTTCACCACGGGCACCATGACCGTCGGCGGAAAACCACTGCGCCCGTCCCGCCCCCGGGACGCCGTCCGGGCCGGAATCGCCCTGGTCACCGAGGACCGCAAGGCCGAGGGCCTCGCCCTGCGCCAGTCCGTGACCGACAACACGCTGCTTGTGACCCGGGCCGTGCCCGCCCGCGGCAGACCGCCCGCGGGCCGCGAGGTGACCGCGCTGCTGGAACGCGTACGCCTGCACGCCCACGGCGAGGACCAGCAGGTCCAGTATCTGTCCGGCGGTAATCAGCAGAAGGTTGTCATCGCCAAATGGCTCGCTGCCCGTCCCCGCGTGCTCCTCTTCGACGAACCGACCCGCGGCGTCGACGTCGGCGCCAAGGCAGCCATCCACACCCTCGTACGGGAACTGGCAGGCGAGGGCCTCGCCGTACTGATCATCTCCTCCGAACTGCCCGAGCTGATCGGCATGAGTGACCGCATCCTCGTCATGTCGCAAGGCCGCCTCGCCGGTGAACTTCCCGCCGGAGCCACGGAAGAGGCCGTCATGCGCGTCGCCACCGGTGGCGACCGTACGCGGGAGGGAGCCGCATGA
- a CDS encoding ABC transporter permease, with translation MTALRPDLKTRYRTGPGRTAEQRLTGPVAGVWLAALAVTVLGWIVVASRGGDFLTVTNVVTILQNCVALGLVAVGQSAVILTGSLDLSVAYLISLGTLVAAETMESGSVPVAILAVLALCAAVGLANGLIVTGLKVNAFIATLGTAFILRGWIEDNYTGPAGRVPASFQHLGYDRIGPVPVSLFLLLAVAAALWLITRRSRLGHHMYATGGDEHAARLSGVRTRRTVITAHVLCSLCVGAAALFLAARLGAGAPWAGTEARYDLESIAAVVLGGTALAGGRGGVAGTLGGVLVLAVLDSVFNQLAVDPFFKNVVRGVVIIAAVALYARGRRTAQERTA, from the coding sequence ATGACCGCACTCCGGCCCGACTTGAAGACCCGGTACCGCACCGGCCCGGGACGGACAGCCGAGCAGCGCCTCACCGGCCCCGTTGCCGGGGTCTGGCTCGCCGCCCTCGCTGTCACGGTTCTCGGCTGGATCGTCGTCGCCTCCCGCGGCGGGGACTTCCTCACCGTCACCAACGTGGTGACGATCCTGCAGAACTGTGTCGCCCTCGGTCTCGTCGCCGTCGGCCAGTCCGCCGTCATTCTCACCGGATCACTCGACCTGTCCGTCGCCTACCTCATCAGTCTGGGCACCCTGGTCGCCGCGGAAACGATGGAGAGCGGCAGCGTCCCCGTGGCGATCCTTGCTGTCCTCGCCCTCTGCGCCGCCGTCGGCCTGGCCAATGGACTGATCGTCACCGGCCTCAAGGTCAACGCGTTCATAGCCACCCTCGGCACCGCCTTCATACTGCGCGGCTGGATCGAGGACAATTACACCGGCCCGGCGGGCAGGGTCCCCGCCTCCTTCCAGCACCTCGGCTATGACCGAATCGGACCGGTCCCCGTCTCCCTCTTCCTGCTTCTCGCGGTCGCGGCCGCTCTCTGGCTCATCACCCGCCGCAGCCGGCTCGGCCACCACATGTACGCAACCGGCGGTGACGAGCACGCGGCCCGGCTCTCCGGGGTCCGTACCCGACGCACCGTCATCACCGCCCATGTCCTGTGCTCACTCTGTGTCGGCGCCGCGGCCCTCTTCCTCGCTGCCCGGCTCGGCGCCGGAGCTCCCTGGGCCGGCACGGAGGCCCGCTACGACCTGGAGTCCATAGCCGCCGTCGTTCTCGGCGGCACCGCGCTCGCCGGGGGCCGTGGGGGAGTGGCGGGCACCCTCGGCGGAGTCCTTGTCCTCGCCGTGCTCGACAGCGTCTTCAACCAGCTCGCCGTCGACCCGTTCTTCAAGAACGTCGTCCGCGGCGTCGTCATCATCGCGGCCGTCGCCCTGTACGCACGAGGCCGCCGCACCGCGCAGGAGAGGACCGCATGA
- a CDS encoding ABC transporter permease has protein sequence MTSAQAPAGRRVLSALTAGTPVYILLAGLLAALALTDPGFYEPDRFLSFIKRAAPLVILAAGQYLVIVCGEFDLSVGAIVTAGVVVAAELYGSFPGAPWLLVTVILLLAGALAGLVSGLITTLLRVPSFITTLGMMLILEGAVFFWTGGSPHGALPAAFRRLGRGTASGWLPWAVLVCVVAGLLAVRLMRSDFGRTLLATGDSERAASLAGVRVARARTIAFILSGTAAALAAVLVGGFSGVSAQAGRGYEFEAITAVVLGGVVLGGGRGSVLAAMAGAFSLQALFTLLNLQGVSGALESTVQGVIVIAAVALGAADWSRLRRRGTEPSGAKSS, from the coding sequence ATGACCAGTGCACAGGCACCCGCCGGCCGCCGCGTCCTGAGTGCCCTCACTGCCGGCACACCCGTCTACATCCTGCTCGCCGGTCTCCTCGCCGCACTGGCCCTCACCGACCCGGGCTTCTACGAACCCGACCGCTTCCTCTCCTTCATCAAGCGCGCCGCACCTCTCGTCATCCTCGCCGCAGGTCAGTATCTGGTCATCGTGTGCGGAGAGTTCGACCTGTCCGTCGGCGCGATCGTCACTGCCGGAGTGGTCGTCGCCGCCGAACTGTACGGCTCGTTCCCGGGCGCACCCTGGCTGCTCGTCACCGTGATCCTGTTGCTGGCCGGAGCCCTTGCCGGTCTCGTCAGCGGACTGATCACCACCCTGCTGCGAGTGCCGTCGTTCATCACCACGCTCGGCATGATGCTGATTCTCGAAGGCGCCGTCTTCTTCTGGACCGGCGGTTCCCCGCACGGCGCGCTGCCCGCGGCATTTCGCCGGCTCGGGCGCGGCACCGCGTCCGGCTGGCTGCCCTGGGCCGTCCTCGTGTGCGTCGTTGCGGGCCTCCTCGCCGTACGCCTGATGCGTTCCGACTTCGGCCGTACGCTTCTCGCCACCGGCGACAGCGAACGCGCCGCGAGCCTGGCCGGAGTCCGGGTCGCGCGCGCCCGCACCATCGCCTTCATCCTCTCCGGCACCGCGGCCGCACTCGCCGCCGTTCTCGTCGGCGGCTTCTCCGGAGTCTCGGCGCAGGCCGGCCGTGGCTACGAGTTCGAGGCGATCACCGCCGTCGTCCTGGGCGGCGTGGTGCTCGGCGGCGGGCGCGGCTCCGTCCTCGCGGCGATGGCCGGAGCCTTCTCGCTCCAGGCGCTGTTCACCCTGCTCAATCTCCAGGGCGTCTCCGGCGCTCTGGAATCGACCGTGCAAGGCGTCATTGTCATCGCAGCCGTCGCCCTCGGCGCAGCCGACTGGTCCCGGCTGCGCCGCCGCGGCACCGAGCCCTCGGGAGCGAAATCCTCATGA
- a CDS encoding ABC transporter substrate-binding protein encodes MSTRKIRHALVPLAALLGAALLAGCTSDAPPDAPAGAASGTAGASGTGRQSKFFDRAEYDRQLALAKESPQGPAGKPWEQMLQPQLVDTAQYKKRGSGGIRLCLSNAGVFNPWRQVGLKNMQAEVALHKEITDFTVLDAQGKDDKQISDIQELTGQGCDVLIVSPNTTATLTPAVEQACGKVPVIVFDRGVETDCAVTFINPIGGYGYGAVAADFLVEKVKPKGKILALRISPGVDVLETRWSAAKVALDKSGLDVVDVKFTDGDPAKTKAIVTDAITRNGDIDGVWMDSGATSVAAVEAFEDAGKDVPPITGEDQQDFLQAWKEKKLTAIAPSYPTFQWRTPVIAALKILKGEQVPKEWKLPQPTVTQDTLDQYLKPGMPPLHYAMCGCENLPGFPEKWGGKQ; translated from the coding sequence ATGAGCACGCGAAAGATCCGACACGCACTCGTGCCCCTCGCCGCTCTGCTCGGCGCGGCCCTGCTCGCCGGCTGCACGAGCGACGCACCGCCCGACGCGCCTGCCGGAGCAGCGAGCGGCACCGCGGGCGCCTCGGGTACCGGTCGGCAGTCGAAGTTCTTCGACCGGGCCGAATACGACCGCCAACTCGCCCTCGCCAAGGAGTCCCCGCAGGGCCCCGCAGGCAAGCCGTGGGAGCAGATGCTCCAGCCGCAGCTCGTCGACACCGCGCAGTACAAGAAGAGGGGCTCCGGCGGAATCCGCCTCTGTCTGTCCAATGCCGGAGTCTTCAACCCCTGGCGCCAGGTCGGCCTGAAGAACATGCAGGCCGAGGTCGCACTCCACAAGGAGATCACCGACTTCACCGTGCTCGACGCGCAGGGCAAGGACGACAAGCAGATTTCCGACATCCAGGAGCTCACGGGTCAGGGCTGTGACGTCCTGATCGTCTCTCCGAACACCACGGCCACCCTCACCCCTGCCGTCGAGCAGGCCTGCGGAAAGGTGCCCGTGATCGTCTTCGACCGGGGTGTCGAGACGGACTGCGCCGTCACCTTCATCAACCCGATCGGCGGTTACGGTTACGGGGCGGTCGCTGCCGACTTCCTCGTCGAGAAGGTGAAGCCCAAGGGGAAGATTCTCGCCCTGCGGATCTCCCCCGGCGTCGATGTGCTGGAGACCCGCTGGTCGGCGGCGAAGGTTGCGCTCGACAAGAGCGGACTCGACGTCGTGGACGTGAAGTTCACCGACGGCGACCCGGCCAAGACCAAAGCGATCGTCACCGACGCGATCACCCGCAACGGCGATATCGACGGCGTCTGGATGGACTCCGGCGCGACCTCCGTCGCCGCTGTCGAAGCCTTCGAGGACGCCGGCAAGGATGTGCCGCCGATCACGGGCGAGGACCAGCAGGATTTCCTCCAGGCATGGAAGGAGAAGAAGCTCACCGCGATCGCCCCGTCGTACCCCACCTTCCAGTGGCGTACGCCCGTCATTGCCGCGCTGAAGATCCTCAAGGGGGAGCAGGTCCCCAAGGAGTGGAAGCTTCCGCAGCCCACCGTCACCCAGGACACCCTGGACCAGTACCTCAAGCCAGGCATGCCGCCACTGCACTACGCGATGTGCGGCTGCGAGAACCTCCCCGGCTTCCCGGAGAAGTGGGGAGGCAAGCAGTGA
- a CDS encoding sugar phosphate isomerase/epimerase family protein, with amino-acid sequence MSAAAFPLGANPWIWHSPVTYEALGDALPRLSAWGFDCVEIPLENERDWAPESVGKLLDASGLAVAAVIAVMPPDRNLVRTDPQTVRATQDYLHRCIDAAQTVNAPTVAGPVYTAVGRTWRMDRTERIAAYEELRENLAPVVDHARAAGVRIAVEPLNRYETSLLNTVDQTLAALTGLPEDTIGLALDVYHQNIEERSLPDAVRRAAGRIVHVQVCANDRGTPGADSLDWPGFLTALTTSGYRGPLCIESFTAHNDAIAVAASVWRPLADTQDTIATDGLAFLRRALETTP; translated from the coding sequence GTGAGTGCCGCGGCTTTCCCGCTCGGTGCGAATCCCTGGATCTGGCACTCACCGGTGACATACGAAGCGCTCGGTGACGCTCTGCCGCGCCTGTCCGCGTGGGGCTTCGACTGTGTCGAGATCCCGCTGGAGAACGAACGGGACTGGGCACCCGAATCAGTCGGCAAACTCCTCGACGCATCCGGTCTCGCAGTCGCCGCCGTGATCGCCGTCATGCCGCCCGACCGCAACCTCGTCCGCACCGATCCACAGACCGTCCGGGCCACGCAGGACTACTTGCATCGCTGCATCGACGCAGCCCAGACTGTGAACGCCCCCACCGTCGCCGGACCCGTGTACACGGCGGTCGGCCGCACCTGGCGAATGGACCGCACCGAACGCATCGCGGCGTACGAGGAGTTACGGGAGAACCTCGCCCCTGTCGTCGATCACGCACGCGCCGCCGGTGTGCGCATTGCCGTGGAGCCCCTCAACCGGTACGAGACAAGCCTGCTCAACACCGTCGACCAGACCCTCGCCGCACTGACCGGGCTACCCGAGGACACCATCGGCCTCGCGCTCGACGTGTACCACCAGAACATCGAGGAACGCTCCCTGCCCGACGCCGTACGCCGTGCTGCGGGCCGCATCGTCCATGTCCAGGTGTGCGCCAACGACCGGGGCACCCCCGGCGCCGACTCCCTCGACTGGCCCGGCTTCCTGACCGCACTCACCACGAGCGGCTACCGCGGTCCGCTCTGCATCGAGTCGTTCACCGCGCACAACGACGCCATAGCGGTCGCCGCTTCCGTCTGGCGGCCGCTCGCCGATACCCAGGACACCATCGCGACCGACGGCCTGGCGTTTCTGCGCCGCGCCCTCGAAACCACCCCCTGA